One Pyxicephalus adspersus chromosome 3, UCB_Pads_2.0, whole genome shotgun sequence genomic window carries:
- the LOC140326257 gene encoding occludin-like: MYSQKRYDSPPDYSPPTYIHQKSHGPGSYGYHIQSAHPDSFYQEDIPPQHFYKWNSPPGIVRILQGIVIFLCLAIFACVASTLAWEYNYGLMGGLGGYGYGGYGYGGYGGYGGYGGYGYGYGMTNPQAASGFMMAMSVFTFIAELGLFIASVTKSGGTRSRKFFMIILVLSAVLATLDVIASIVYIVGVNPRSQMSGGMYYSQMMAMCNQFYTPVASGAGIMNQYLYHYCMVDPQEAIAIVCGFIVAILLCVISFFAQKTRSKIWRYGEPNIYWEKPYEPYQEGPNVEEWVKGVPDGPPDETATMIYSEKSENPIKALSNSSIYKPPRHEIEERVNSPLASSSPPISVSETQEQSTSRPPVRRGRRWRRNPELDESQYETDYTTAFESGDDRDDEEWDSVYPPITSDIQRQEYKREFDSDLKKYKKMCAEMDDINTQLQQLSKQLDGLTEGTTQYQGVAEEYNRLKDLKRTPDYQTKKSETKQLRNKLFHIKRMVNAYDKGRS; the protein is encoded by the exons ATGTACAGCCAGAAACGCTACGACAGCCCACCAGATTACAGCCCACCCACATACATTCATCAAAAAAGCCATGGCCCTGGATCCTATGGTTATCACATTCAGTCTGCCCATCCTGATTCATTTTACCAAGAGGACATCCCCCCACAGCATTTTTATAAGTGGAACTCACCGCCAGGCATTGTTCGAATTCTGCAAGGCATTGTCATATTTTTGTGCTTGGCTATTTTTGCTTGTGTGGCCTCAACACTGGCCTGGGAATATAACTATGGATTAATGGGTGGCTTAGGTGGATATGGCTATGGTGGATATGGCTATGGTGGCTATGGTGGCTATGGCGGCTATGGCGGCTATGGTTATGGCTACGGTATGACTAATCCTCAAGCAGCAAGTGGCTTCATGATGGCTATGTCTGTGTTCACTTTTATAGCTGAATTGGGGCTTTTTATAGCAAGTGTAACTAAGTCTGGTGGAACTCGGTCACGTAAGTTCTTTATGATTATATTGGTGCTGAGTGCAGTTTTGGCAACCCTGGATGTTATTGCCTCCATTGTGTACATCGTTGGAGTAAATCCAAGATCTCAAATGAGTGGTGGCATGTATTACAGTCAGATGATGGCAATGTGCAACCAATTCTACACACCTGTGGCTTCTGGAGCAGGCATTATGAATCAGTATCTGTACCACTACTGTATGGTGGATCCACAGGAG GCTATCGCAATAGTATGTGGATTTATTGTAGCCATTCTGCTCTGTGTTATATCCTTCTTCGCGCAGAAGACAAGAAGTAAGATATGGCGTTATGGAGAACCTAATATTTACTGGGAGAAACCGTATGAGCCCTATCAAGAGGGTCCTAATGTGGAGGAATGG gtAAAAGGTGTTCCAGATGGTCCTCCAGATGAAACTGCAACTATGATCTATTCTGAAAAGTCAGAGAATCCTATCAAGGCTCTGAGCAATAGTAGTATCTACAAGCCACCACGACATGAAATTGAGGAAAGAGTAAACAGCCCACTAGCCTCCAGCAG CCCACCTATATCAGTATCTGAGACCCAGGAGCAGAGCACAAGCAGACCTCCAGTGCGCAGGGGTCGCAGGTGGAGGAGGAATCCTGAACTTGATGAGTCCCAGTATGAAACAGATTATACAACAGCATTTGAATCTGGAGATGACCGAGATGATGAGGAGTGGGACAG TGTATATCCACCCATCACTTCTGACATTCAGCGTCAGGAGTATAAGCGAGAGTTTGATTCTGACCTCAAAAAGTACAAGAAGATGTGCGCAGAAATGGATGATATCAACACCCAATTGCAACAGCTCAGCAAACAGCTTGATGGACTGACCGAGGGCACTACCCAGTATCAG GGGGTGGCAGAAGAATACAACAGACTAAAAGATCTTAAAAGA ACTCCTGATTACCAAACAAAGAAGAGTGAAACTAAACAGCTCCGGAACAAACTGTTTCACATCAAGAGAATGGTTAATGCTTATGACAAAGGAAGAAGTTGA